One genomic window of Hippopotamus amphibius kiboko isolate mHipAmp2 chromosome 10, mHipAmp2.hap2, whole genome shotgun sequence includes the following:
- the LOC130830529 gene encoding protein BTG1, producing MHPFYTRAATMIGEIAAAVSFISKFLRTKGLTSERQLQTFSQSLQELLAEHYKHHWFPEKPCKGSGYRCIRINHKMDPLIGQAAQRIGLSSQELFRLLPSELTLWVDPYEVSYRIGEDGSICVLYEASPAGGSTQNSTNVQMVDSRISCKEELLLGRTSPSKNYNMMTVSG from the coding sequence ATGCATCCCTTCTATACCCGGGCCGCCACCATGATAGGCGAGATCGCCGCCGCCGTGTCCTTCATCTCCAAGTTCCTCCGCACCAAGGGGCTCACAAGCGAGCGACAGCTGCAGACCTTCAGCCAGagcctgcaggagctcctggcaGAACATTACAAACATCACTGGTTCCCAGAAAAGCCCTGCAAGGGATCAGGTTACCGTTGTATTCGCATCAACCATAAAATGGATCCTCTGATTGGACAGGCAGCACAGCGGATTGGACTGAGCAGTCAGGAGCTGTTCAGGCTTCTCCCAAGTGAACTCACACTCTGGGTCGACCCCTACGAAGTGTCCTACAGAATTGGAGAGGATGGCTCCATCTGTGTGCTGTACGAAGCCTCACCAGCAGGAGGTAGCACCCAAAACAGCACCAACGTGCAAATGGTAGACAGCAGAATCAGCTGTAAGGAGGAACTTCTCTTGGGCAGAACAAGCCCTTCCAAAAACTACAATATGATGACTGTATCAGGTTAA